Below is a genomic region from Salinirussus salinus.
GCCGAACGGGTCCTCGACCCCCTCGTCCGGCTCCAGGCCCGCGGTCCCGCCGAGCGCGCCGGCCCCGCTCGCGGTGGATATCCCGCCGTCGTCCGCCTCGCGTGCTTCATCGGCTTCGGAAACTTCCGGCAGGGGCTGCCACGCGCTCGCGTCGTCCGTGGAGCCACTGTCGCCGGACCGGTCGTCGTCGGAGCGCGTTCCGACGGGCTCGTCTCCGGTGTCGTCGGCCGCCCCCGCCGGCCCGCCTGACGGGGCTCCGAGCCCGTCGAAGGGGTCGCCCGCCCGGTCGGTCGCCACGTCGGCGAACGGGTCCGTGTTGTCGGCCGTGTCCGCGCCGTCCGACAGCCGCTCCCGGTCTTCGCCGTCGCGCCGGTCGTCGTTGTCGGGCGGTTCCTCGCTCATTGCTCCTCACCGGATTCGAGCTGCGAGGCGACGAGCAGTTTCGGCTTGGAGAAGAAACCGCTCGCCTCCTCGACGTCGGTGACGGTCGCCTCGCAGTGGGGACAGTGCGGGTCGGTCAGCAGCGCGATGTCGACGCCGTTGCCGCAGTTCTCGCATCTGGCGCGGTCGACGTCGGCCTTGGCGGCCGCCCGCTTGACGCGCTCGACGGCGTCCAGTCCGGTCTCCGCCTCCACGCTGTCCCGCAGGTCCCTGACCGCCCAGGCGACCGTTCGGAGCCGTTCCTGGACCGTGTCCAGGTCCGCCTCTATCTCCTCGACAGCCGTCTCCTGTTCGGGGATCGTGGCGTCGAGGCGCTCGGTCAGGTGCCCGACCTCCTCCTCGAGGTCGTCGACCTGCTTGCCGAGGGCGACGAGGCGCTCGAACTCCTCGTGGTCGTGGTCGGCAGGGGCCTTGGCGTCGGCCTCCTGTTTGACCTGGATCACCCGCTCGCGGACGTCCTCGATCTTCTCCTGGAACTCCCGTTCGACGCTGTCGACGCGGCTCTTCAGCCGCCCCTCGACAGCCTCGGTAGCCCCGGAGAGCGACGCCTCGACGGCCTCCTCGACCCGCTGGTCGACCGCCGCCTCGACGCGCGTGTCAAGCTGCTCGCCGAGCCGCTGGTCGACCCGGGAGTCGACCACCTCCGCGACCTCCTCGTCGCTGGGCGCGCCGACTTCGAGCTCCGCGGCGTCGAGGTCGCCGTCGAGTTCGGCCGTCGCGCGGTAGGAAGCGAGCATCTGGACCAGCACCGTCTCGCGGGTCACCTCCAGCTCCCGGGCCTGCTCGTCGAGCCAGCTGTCGAGCTCCGACGGCAGCCGAACCGTCACCGTCTCCGTCGACTCGCTCGCCATTGTCCTCCTTTGTCAAACGAGCCAGTTAAGCGTTTGCCGTCGGCTCCGGCGCGAGTAGCGGGTCTTTACGGCGGAGAGTAGGACCCGTCTACCCGCTCCGAGAGGAGGACACTCGCGTCCCGCTGGTGGCTACTCCGCCGTTGCGTTACCGGATCTTGCGGACGTCGCTGATGTCGAAGCCGGCCTGGCCGAGGTCCGTCTCGAACTGGACGATGTTCTCGGCCTCGATCTGCGAGAGGACCCCCCTGAACTGCTTGACCACGAGCGTCCGGGCGCGGGTCGAGCCGCCGGTCTCCCACTGGAACCGGAGCGTCCCGCTGCAGGCCTCCACCAGCTGGCCCAGCTCCACGTCGGTGAGCGTCTCGTGGTTGACGTGGAGCAGGATGAGTCCCTGCCACTGGTGAGCAGCCTTCTGGATGCCCGAGACGAGGTAGGTGATGTCCGACCACGACAGCTCCTCCCCGACGGCCCCGACCAGGTCCGACAGCGAGTCGACGACGACCAGGCTGTTGGGCGCCCGCTCGCTCAGGGCGTTGCCGAGCGCGCTGAGCAGTCCCTCCCGCTCCTCGTGGCGCTTCCGGAGGTTCTTGATGTCCGGTGTCTCCCCGGCGTACCAGCTCCGCGGGACCGGGCTGACGTGGAAGTACTGCCGGGACAGCGACTCGAAGCGCACCGGCTCCAGCCCCGCCTCCGCGAGCTCGCTGTCCATCGACAGCCCGATCTCCTCGCGGAGCTGGTCCTCCTCGCCGGTAAAGGAGATGTAGTGGACCTCTTCCGGGAGTCGGGCTCCGTCCCCGACGTCGCCGTAGTGGAGGTCGAACAGCTCCTCGCCCGCCTGCGCGAGCCCGTTCATCACGGCACTCGTGTAGAGGAACTCCCGGGAGCCCGCGCCCGCCTCCCCGGCCAGCAGGACGACACTTCCCGGCGGCGCGCCGCCGTCGATGAGCCCGTCGAGACGGCTGATCCCGAAGGGGATGCGGTCCATGCCCCGAAAAATCCGCCGAGCCGGTTAAATCCCTAGCCGCACCCGGAGCGGCAGCGGGTCTACGGAGAGGCGGACCGCCGTGCGCACGCACGGGACTGGGGCCGGTTCGCCTCTTCCGGGCCGGTTCGCCTCTTCCGGACCGATTCGCCCCTTCTGAAGCGACTCACTCCGCGAGGGCAGCACCCGTATTTCGCGGCGCGACGACACGGGCGATCCCGTCTACACCCGCAGCGTCGAGCGCCGCCTCCCCGGCCGCCCGCGCCGCCGCGGCGTCGTCGGCGCGGGTGACCCCGTAGACCGTCGGCCCCCAGGAGGACTGGCCGGCCCCGCGTATCGCGGGGTCGTCGCCCAGCGCGTCGACAAGCGTCCCCGCCGGCGGGCGGTAGACCCCGCCCTGCTCGTCGGCGTACCAGGCACCGTTGAGACGGCCCAGCCGGGCCACCGCGCTCCCGAACGCTTGCAGGTCCCGCTCGGCGACCGCCGGCAGCATGCGGCGGGTCAGCAGGCCCGCGATGTCGTCCGCGATCCCCGGGTCCGCGCGCTCAACGGCCGTCCGCATGCTCGCGTCCTCGCTTTCGCCGTGGCGGCCCGCCTCGACCCCGGGAGTCACCAGCAGGAACCGCCAGTCGGCGGGCACGTCGCGCCGGACGATAGGCTCCGGGACGTCCCAGGCGCCGCGCTCGGGCGGGGCGGTGGTGAAGCGCTCGGTGGGGTGGCCGGCGTCGACAACGAAGCCGCCGGACTCGAAGGTAGCGACCCCGACGCCGCTGCGTCCGCCCCGTCCGAGAGTGGGCGCGGCCGTCCGCGCGTCGACGTAGGTGCCGTGGGCGCGGGCGACGGCGACCAGCGTGGCGAGCGCGTACTGCGTCCCGCTGCCGAGGCCGACGTGACGCTCGAAGCCCTCCTCGAGGGTGACCTCGGAGCCCGCGACGTCGTGGCCCCGCTCGCGCAGGAGGGCGACGGCGTCTGTCGCGAAGTCCTCGAGGGGGTCGGGAGCGTGGATGCCGTCGGCGGGTTCCGCGGAGACGACCGCGCGTGGCTCGTCGAGCGCGACGCCCACGCCGCCGTAGAGGCGCTCGTGGGCGAGCGCGAGGTTCTGGAAGCCGAAGTGCAGGCGCGCCCCGGTCTCGACGGTCGCCATACCCTGATCTGTGGACCCCGGTGTATCAACCCCGCGACCCCGCTTCGGTGATGTGGATTCTGATTGAACTGCCGCTGTCAACAGCAAGAAAGCCCCCGGTGTCGTCGGGCGCGAAGTGCCCGACTGCCCGGGAGACCAGTGGTCTCCCGCTGGCTCGCGGGCTGCGACTCGCTGCGCGCTTCCATCGCTCACCCCGTTCGCTCCGTCCAGTGCTTGCGTCGTCTCGCTCGGCGAGCCACCGGCCCCTTTCAGTCCCACCCTGCTCGCGGCTTCGCCGCTCGCGTTTCCGTTGCGCTCACTCCGTTCGCGCAACGCACGCCACACGCCTCCCCGGCCGACTGCGGTGTCTGCTCACGGGTGCTTCGCGCCCGTTCGCACGGGCCGAGGCGCCGTAGGCGCCTCGCGGCTCACTCGCTTCGCTCGCCTTCCGAGCCTTCCCTCGTTGCACTCGGGAAGACCTCGCACGGCGCTCGTCGCGCGAGAACACGCGCGACAGCGCGCGCCGGATGGTCAGCTCAGTCTGCATGGATCCGGGATGTATGAGCACTCCATCCGAGGCACGACGCTTCCGCCGACAGCCGAACTTAAGTCCGGCCGGCGCGAGGCTCCGGGCATGAGCCAGCAGCGCCCCAGCCGGGTCGACAGCGACTCGATGGAGTACGACAAGGACCCGGACCTGCCGAGCAACGAGGTGACCCAGGGCGCCGAGCGCGCCCCCCACCGCGCGATGTTCCGCGCGATGGGCTACGACGACGAGGACCTGGCCTCGCCGATGGTCGGCATCGCCAACCCCGCCGCCGACATCACCCCCTGCAACGTCCACCTCGAGGACGTCGCCGACGCCGCCTACGAGGGGATCGACGACGCGGAGGGGATGCCCATCGAGTTCGGCACGATCACCATCTCCGACGCCATCTCCATGGGCACCGAGGGGATGAAGGCCTCCCTCATCTCGCGGGAGGTGATCGCCGACTCCGTCGAACTGGTGGCCTTCGGCGAGCGGATGGACGGCCTGGTCACCATCGGGGGCTGTGACAAGAACATGCCGGGGATGATGATGGCCGCGATCCGCACCGACCTGCCCTCGGTCTTTCTGTACGGCGGGTCGATCATGCCCGGCGAGCACGAGGGCCGCGAGATAACGGTCCAGAACGTCTTCGAGGGCGTGGGGGCGGTCGCCTCCGGGGACATGACCGAGGAGGAACTCGACGAGATGGAACGCCACGCCTGCCCCGGCGCGGGCTCCTGTGGCGGGATGTTCACCGCGAACACGATGGCCTCGATCAGCGAGGCGCTGGGCTTTGCCCCGCTGGGCAGCGCCAGCCCGCCCGCCGAGGACCAGTCCCGCTACGTCGAGGCCGAGCGCGCCGGCGAACTCGCTGTCGAGGCCGTCGAGGCCGGCCGCAAGCCCTCCGAGTTCCTGACCGAGGACTCCTTCGAGAACGCCATCACACTCCAGGTCGCCATCGGCGGCTCGACCAACGCCGTGCTCCACCTGCTCGCGATGGCCGCCGAGGCCGGCATCGACCTCGAGATCGAGGAGTTCGACGAGATCAGCCGGCGCACCCCCAAGATCGCCAACCTCCAGCCCGGCGGCACCCGGGTGATGAAGGACCTGCACGAACTCGGTGGCGTGCCCGTGGTGCTCCGCCGGCTGCTGAACGCCGACCTGATCCACGGCGACGCGATGACCGTGACCGGCCGCACCATCGCCGAGGAGATCGACCACCTGGAAGACCAGGGTCGACTCCCGCCCGAGGAGGAGGTCGAGGCCGACTGGCTCTACACCGTCGACGAGCCCAAACAGGAGGAGGGCGCCATCAAGATCCTGAAGGGCAACCTCGCGCCCCGCGGGGGCGTGCTGAAGGTCACCGGCGACGACAAGTTCCACCACGAGGGCCCTGCCCGGGTCTTCGAGAGCGAGGAGGACGCCATGCGCTACGTCCAGGAAGGGCACATCGAGTCCGGCGACACCCTCGTGATCCGCAACGAGGGGCCCCGCGGCGGCCCGGGGATGCGGGAGATGCTCGGCGTCACCGCGGCGGTCGTCGGCCAGGGCCACGAGGAGGACGTCGCCCTTCTCACGGACGGCCGCTTCTCCGGAGCGACCCGGGGGCCGATGATCGGCCACGTCGCTCCCGAGGCCTACGTCGGCGGACCCATCGCAGCCCTCGAGGACGGCGACCAGGTCACCGTGGACATCCCCGACCGGACGCTGGCGGTCGACCTCTCCGAAGAGGAGATCGACCGTCGACTGGAAGAGCGCGACGCCCCTGACCCGCCGTACACGGCCGGCATCCTCGCGAAGTACGTCCGTGACTTCGGGTCGGCCGCCAACGGTGCGGTGACCAATCCCGGCGCCAAGGAGCAGTAGTCGCCCTCCCCCCTCTCGCGTCCGAACGGAGTGAGGACGCGGCTTTTTTCGCCCACGTTTTTGCCGTGAGTGGTTCGCCGGAGGCGAACCCGAGCGGGAAAAAGGTGGTCTGTGACTTCGGGTCG
It encodes:
- a CDS encoding RAD55 family ATPase: MDRIPFGISRLDGLIDGGAPPGSVVLLAGEAGAGSREFLYTSAVMNGLAQAGEELFDLHYGDVGDGARLPEEVHYISFTGEEDQLREEIGLSMDSELAEAGLEPVRFESLSRQYFHVSPVPRSWYAGETPDIKNLRKRHEEREGLLSALGNALSERAPNSLVVVDSLSDLVGAVGEELSWSDITYLVSGIQKAAHQWQGLILLHVNHETLTDVELGQLVEACSGTLRFQWETGGSTRARTLVVKQFRGVLSQIEAENIVQFETDLGQAGFDISDVRKIR
- a CDS encoding beta-ribofuranosylaminobenzene 5'-phosphate synthase family protein, producing MATVETGARLHFGFQNLALAHERLYGGVGVALDEPRAVVSAEPADGIHAPDPLEDFATDAVALLRERGHDVAGSEVTLEEGFERHVGLGSGTQYALATLVAVARAHGTYVDARTAAPTLGRGGRSGVGVATFESGGFVVDAGHPTERFTTAPPERGAWDVPEPIVRRDVPADWRFLLVTPGVEAGRHGESEDASMRTAVERADPGIADDIAGLLTRRMLPAVAERDLQAFGSAVARLGRLNGAWYADEQGGVYRPPAGTLVDALGDDPAIRGAGQSSWGPTVYGVTRADDAAAARAAGEAALDAAGVDGIARVVAPRNTGAALAE
- the ilvD gene encoding dihydroxy-acid dehydratase, which translates into the protein MSQQRPSRVDSDSMEYDKDPDLPSNEVTQGAERAPHRAMFRAMGYDDEDLASPMVGIANPAADITPCNVHLEDVADAAYEGIDDAEGMPIEFGTITISDAISMGTEGMKASLISREVIADSVELVAFGERMDGLVTIGGCDKNMPGMMMAAIRTDLPSVFLYGGSIMPGEHEGREITVQNVFEGVGAVASGDMTEEELDEMERHACPGAGSCGGMFTANTMASISEALGFAPLGSASPPAEDQSRYVEAERAGELAVEAVEAGRKPSEFLTEDSFENAITLQVAIGGSTNAVLHLLAMAAEAGIDLEIEEFDEISRRTPKIANLQPGGTRVMKDLHELGGVPVVLRRLLNADLIHGDAMTVTGRTIAEEIDHLEDQGRLPPEEEVEADWLYTVDEPKQEEGAIKILKGNLAPRGGVLKVTGDDKFHHEGPARVFESEEDAMRYVQEGHIESGDTLVIRNEGPRGGPGMREMLGVTAAVVGQGHEEDVALLTDGRFSGATRGPMIGHVAPEAYVGGPIAALEDGDQVTVDIPDRTLAVDLSEEEIDRRLEERDAPDPPYTAGILAKYVRDFGSAANGAVTNPGAKEQ